GCGAAGCCCTAAGGCCTTCACTGTATCCCAGACACCAACCATCTCGACCTCGGCCTTTTCATGGCAAAACTGAGCTTGAAACGCAGCCTTCTGGGCATTGCCTGCCCCCAGTTGGTAAAGCCGATAAGCTTGCTCAACATTTCGCTCTGTCGCGTGCTCAGGACGCAAAAGGCCCACCGCATCGATCACACCAGCAAGTGAGCGAACAGCATAAGCGCCTCGCGAATACCCAAAGAAAAAGATTTTATCGCCGTCACGATAGCGCGACGCGAGATAGCCATAGGCGCGCTTAATCTGACGGTTGACCCCGCGCCCCATTAAAACATGATGTGTGCTGCGCCAATCGTTCCACTGAACACCAGCCTCATAGAAAACCGAAACTGGCCCGCCCGTTTCGCTCAGAAGCCGGAAAGTCAGTCCAGCATTGGTTTCGCAGCCCGGCTTAAGCGACGACATTGTACCATCCAGAACAATCACATGGCTCATAGGGCCACGGACCCGCTTCATAGCGGTTTGACCGTGCCGTTGATCTGGCCAGATCAGGCCAAAGAGGCGTTTTCCCATTCGATTAAATGACATAGCTCTTCTGCTTTTATTACACATCCACTTTGCTGCATTCTTCACTCACTGCCCAAGCACAGTGTCGTGAGAGGTATGAAACTTAATTCCGCTCGCGAAACACATGCACCTACGCTCTGGCATGAGCACAGGGGAAGCTCTTGCTTACGCAGACGCTAGCATCAAATTTTGGCAAGCTTAGGGCACAATCATGCCGAGAGGTGTTTTGCAAATCACAGTCGTTTGACAGTGATAACGTCGCGAACGCCATATCCATTAAAGCGGGTTGCAATGGCAAGAGAATATGCGCCCATGCCTGCAAAGAGGAGGTAGTCCCCTTCCTCCAAGCCTTCAGGAAGGCTTACAGGTTTGGGCAAACAATCAAGACTGTCACATGTTGGTCCAAAAACAGTTTGTGGCCGCTCGCCTCCTTCTTTCAACGCACCCCTTGCTGTCAAGCAGCTGACACGGTCTGTCGCCGATATGTCGCGCCATTCGGCAAAGCCGCCGTATATTCCGTCGTTGA
This genomic window from Lentibacter algarum contains:
- a CDS encoding DUF2235 domain-containing protein: MSFNRMGKRLFGLIWPDQRHGQTAMKRVRGPMSHVIVLDGTMSSLKPGCETNAGLTFRLLSETGGPVSVFYEAGVQWNDWRSTHHVLMGRGVNRQIKRAYGYLASRYRDGDKIFFFGYSRGAYAVRSLAGVIDAVGLLRPEHATERNVEQAYRLYQLGAGNAQKAAFQAQFCHEKAEVEMVGVWDTVKALGLRLPLLWRWSESNHAFHNHQLGSAIRHGFQALALHETRSVFEPVLWECPQNWQGRVEQVWFPGTHGDIGGQLDGDAEARLLSNIPLVWMLERAESCGLPLPQGWRARFPRDPAAKSVGTWKSWGKLFLLRGRRRVGAGACESLHESVDARAMAAGWAPSLPRIKASKFGAKAFVAR